A DNA window from Gigantopelta aegis isolate Gae_Host chromosome 4, Gae_host_genome, whole genome shotgun sequence contains the following coding sequences:
- the LOC121372688 gene encoding uncharacterized protein LOC121372688 isoform X1, which yields MPQKETPVGRVDVLVHAAGRDTSGARRCPRPCSRERHQWGASMSSSMQQGETPVGRVDVLVHAAGRDTSGARRCPRPCSRERHQWGASMSSSMPQGETPVGRVDVLVHAAGRDTSGARRCPRVCSRERHQWGASMSSPMQQEDTSGARRCPRVCSRERHQWGASMSSSMQQEDTSGARRCPRVCSRERHQWGASMSSCMQQGETPVGRVDVLVHAAGRDTSGARRCPRPCSRKTPVGRVEVLVHAAGRDTSGARRCPRPCRRKRHQWGASMSSCMQQGETPVGRVDVLVHAAGRDTSGARRCPRPCSRERHQWGASMSSSMQQGETPVGRVDVLVHATGRDTSGARRCPRPCNRERHQWGASMSSSMQQEDTSGARRCPRPCSRKRHQWGASMSSSMPQGETPVGRVDVLVHAAGRDTSGARRCPRVCSRERHQWGASMSSSMQQGETPVGRVDVLVHAAGRDTSGARRCPRPGSRERHQWGASMSSSMPQGETPVGRVDVLVYAAGRDTSGARRCPRVCSRERHQWGASTSSSMQQEETPVGRVDVLVTAAGRHQWGASMSSSMPQGETPVGRVDVLVHAAGRDTSGARRCPRPCNRERHQWGASMSSSMQQGETPVGRVDVLVHATGRDTSGARRCPRPCNRERHQWGASMSSSMQQEDTSGARRCPRPCSRKRHQWGASMSSSMPQGETPVGRVDVLVHAAGRDTSGARRCPRPCSRERHQWGASMSSSMQQGETPVGRVDVLVHAAGRDTSGARRCPRPCSRERHQWGASMSSSMQQGETPVGRVDVLVHAAGRDTSGARRCPRACSRERHQWGASMSSCMQQGETPVGRVDVLAHAAGRHQWGASMSSCMQQGETPVGRVDVLVHAAGRHQWGASMSSCMQQGETPVGRVDVLVYAAGRDTSGARRRPRPCSRKRHQWGASMSSSMQQEDTSGARRSPRPCSRKRHQWGASMSSSMPQEETPVGRVDVLVHAAGRDTSGARRCPRPCSRERHQWGASTSSSMQQEETPVGRVDVLVTAAGRHQWGASMSSSMPQGETPVGRVDVLVHTAGKDTSGARRCPRPCSRKTPVGRVDVLVHAAGRDTSGARRCPRPCSRKRHKWGASMSSSMPQEETPVGRVDVLVHAAGRDTSGARRCLRPCNRERHQWGASMSSSMQQGETPVGRVDVLVHATGRDTSGARRCPRPCNRERHQWGASMSSSMQQEDTSGARRCPRPCSRKRHQWGASMSSSMPQGETQVGRVDVLVHAAGRDTSGARRCPRPCRRERHQWGASMSSSMPQEETPVGRVDVLVYAAGRDTSGACRCPRPCSRERHQWGASMSSCMQQGETPVGRVDVLVHAAGRDTSGARRCPRVCSRKTPVGRVDVLVYAAGRDTSGARRCPRPCSRKTPVGRVDVLVYAAGRDTSGARRCPRVCSRERHQWGASMSSSMQQEDTSGARRCRRPCNRERHQWGASMSSSMQQGETPVGRVDVLVHATGRDTSGARRCPRPCSRKTQVGRVDVLVHAAGRDTSGARRCPRPCRRERHQWGASMSSSMPQEETPVGRVDVLVYAAGRDTSGACRCPRPCSRERHQWGVSMSSSMQQGETPVGRVDVLVHAAGRDTSGARRCPRPCSRERHQWGASMSSCMQQEDTSGARRCTRVCSRERHQWGASMSSSMQQEDTSGARRCPRVCSRERHQWGASMSSCMQQGETPVGRVDVLVHAAGRHQWGASMSSSMPQGETPVGRVDVLVHAAGRDTSGARRCPRPCRRKRHQWGASMSSSMPQEETPVGRVDVLVHAAGRDTSGARRCPRPCSRERHQWGSSMSSSMQQGETPVGRVDVLVHATGRDTGGARRYPRACSRERHRWGASMSSCMQQGETPVGRVDVLVHAAGRDTSGARRCPRPCSRERHQWGASMSSSMQQGETPVGLVDVLVHAAGRDTGGARRCPRPCNRERHRWGASISSCMQQGETPVGRVDVLVHAAGRDTGGARRCPRPCSRKTPVGRVDVLVYAAGRDTSGARRCPRPCSRERHQWGASMSSSMQQGETPVGRVDVLVHAAGRDTSGARRCPRACSRERHQWGASMSSSMQQIPDSHWSRWLQTGSCKTVCTWRVTTGSEVKTVCTWRVTTGSEVKTVCTWRVTTGSEVKTVCTWRVTTGSEVKTVCTWRVTTGSEDKPCGRGPRSSIWRAEPGSAVWNTLLSTAVLLSSTSPAWKHKYQDPIVNPEHVVGTLTRPAHP from the exons ATGCCGCAGAAAGAGACACCAGTGGGGCGCGTCGATGTCCTCGTCCATGCAGCAGGGAGAGACACCAGTGGGGCGCGTCGATGTCCTCGTCCATGCAGCAGGGAGAGACACCAGTGGGGCGCGTCGATGTCCTCGTCCATGCAGCAGGGAGAGACACCAGTGGGGCGCGTCGATGTCCTCGTCCATGCAGCAGGGAGAGACACCAGTGGGGCGCGTCGATGTCCTCGTCCATGCAGCAGGGAGAGACACCAGTGGGGCGCGTCGATGTCCTCGTCCATGCCGCAGGGAGAGACACCAGTGGGGCGCGTCGATGTCCTCGTGCATGCAGCAGGGAGAGACACCAGTGGGGCGCGTCGATGTCCTCGTGTATGCAGCAGGGAGAGACACCAGTGGGGCGCGTCGATGTCCTCGCCCATGCAGCAGGAAGACACCAGTGGGGCGCGTCGATGTCCTCGTGTATGCAGCAGGGAGAGACACCAGTGGGGCGCGTCGATGTCCTCGTCCATGCAGCAGGAAGACACCAGTGGGGCGCGTCGATGTCCTCGTGTATGCAGCAGGGAGAGACACCAGTGGGGCGCGTCGATGTCCTCGTGTATGCAGCAGGGAGAGACACCAGTGGGGCGCGTCGACGTCCTCGTCCATGCAGCAGGAAGAGACACCAGTGGGGCGCGTCGATGTCCTCGTCCATGCAGCAGGAAGACACCAGTGGGGCGCGTCGAAGTCCTCGTCCATGCAGCAGGAAGAGACACCAGTGGGGCGCGTCGATGTCCTCGTCCATGCCGCAGGAAGAGACACCAGTGGGGCGCGTCGATGTCCTCGTGCATGCAGCAGGGAGAGACACCAGTGGGGCGCGTCGATGTCCTCGTCCATGCAGCAGGGAGAGACACCAGTGGGGCGCGTCGATGTCCTCGTCCATGCAGCAGGGAGAGACACCAGTGGGGCGCGTCGATGTCCTCGTCCATGCAGCAGGGAGAGACACCAGTGGGGCGCGTCGATGTCCTCGTCCATGCAACAGGGAGAGACACCAGTGGGGCGCGTCGATGTCCTCGTCCATGTAACAGGGAGAGACACCAGTGGGGCGCGTCGATGTCCTCGTCCATGCAGCAGGAAGACACAAGTGGGGCGCGTCGATGTCCTCGTCCATGCAGCAGGAAGAGACACCAGTGGGGCGCGTCGATGTCCTCGTCCATGCCGCAGGGAGAGACACCAGTGGGGCGCGTCGATGTCCTCGTCCATGCCGCAGGAAGAGACACCAGTGGGGCGCGTCGATGTCCTCGTGTATGCAGCAGGGAGAGACACCAGTGGGGCGCGTCGATGTCCTCGTCCATGCAGCAGGGAGAGACACCAGTGGGGCGCGTCGATGTCCTCGTGCATGCAGCAGGGAGAGACACCAGTGGGGCGCGTCGATGTCCTCGTCCAGGCAGCAGGGAGAGACACCAGTGGGGCGCGTCGATGTCCTCGTCCATGCCGCAGGGAGAGACACCAGTGGGGCGCGTCGATGTCCTCGTGTATGCAGCAGGGAGAGACACCAGTGGGGCGCGTCGATGTCCTCGTGTATGCAGCAGGGAGAGACACCAGTGGGGCGCGTCGACGTCCTCGTCCATGCAGCAGGAAGAGACACCAGTGGGGCGCGTCGATGTCCTCGTCACTGCAGCAGGAAGACACCAGTGGGGCGCGTCGATGTCCTCGTCCATGCCGCAGGGAGAGACACCAGTGGGGCGCGTCGATGTCCTCGTCCATGCAGCAGGGAGAGACACCAGTGGGGCGCGTCGATGTCCTCGTCCATGCAACAGGGAGAGACACCAGTGGGGCGCGTCGATGTCCTCGTCCATGCAACAGGGAGAGACACCAGTGGGGCGAGTCGATGTCCTCGTCCATGCAACAGGGAGAGACACCAGTGGGGCGCGTCGATGTCCTCGTCCATGCAACAGGGAGAGACACCAGTGGGGCGCGTCGATGTCCTCGTCCATGCAGCAGGAAGACACAAGTGGGGCGCGTCGATGTCCTCGTCCATGCAGCAGGAAGAGACACCAGTGGGGCGCGTCGATGTCCTCGTCCATGCCGCAGGGAGAGACACCAGTGGGGCGCGTCGATGTCCTCGTCCATGCCGCAGGAAGAGACACCAGTGGGGCGCGTCGATGTCCTCGTCCATGCAGCAGGGAGAGACACCAGTGGGGCGCGTCGATGTCCTCGTCCATGCAGCAGGGAGAGACACCAGTGGGGCGCGTCGATGTCCTCGTCCATGCAGCAGGGAGAGACACCAGTGGGGCGCGTCGATGTCCTCGTCCATGCAGCAGGGAGAGACACCAGTGGGGCGCGTCGATGTCCTCGTCCATGCAGCAGGGAGAGACACCAGTGGGGCGCGTCGATGTCCTCGTCCATGCCGCAGGGAGAGACACCAGTGGGGCGCGTCGATGTCCTCGTGCATGCAGCAGGGAGAGACACCAGTGGGGCGCGTCGATGTCCTCGTGTATGCAGCAGGGAGAGACACCAGTGGGGCGCGTCGATGTCCTCGCCCATGCAGCAGGAAGACACCAGTGGGGCGCGTCGATGTCCTCGTGTATGCAGCAGGGAGAGACACCAGTGGGGCGCGTCGATGTCCTCGTCCATGCAGCAGGAAGACACCAGTGGGGCGCGTCGATGTCCTCGTGTATGCAGCAGGGAGAGACACCAGTGGGGCGCGTCGATGTCCTCGTGTATGCAGCAGGGAGAGACACCAGTGGGGCGCGTCGACGTCCTCGTCCATGCAGCAGGAAGAGACACCAGTGGGGCGCGTCGATGTCCTCGTCCATGCAGCAGGAAGACACCAGTGGGGCGCGTCGAAGTCCTCGTCCATGCAGCAGGAAGAGACACCAGTGGGGCGCGTCGATGTCCTCGTCCATGCCGCAGGAAGAGACACCAGTGGGGCGCGTCGATGTCCTCGTGCATGCAGCAGGGAGAGACACCAGTGGGGCGCGTCGATGTCCTCGTCCATGCAGCAGGGAGAGACACCAGTGGGGCGCGTCGACGTCCTCGTCCATGCAGCAGGAAGAGACACCAGTGGGGCGCGTCGATGTCCTCGTCACTGCAGCAGGAAGACACCAGTGGGGCGCGTCGATGTCCTCGTCCATGCCGCAGGGAGAGACACCAGTGGGGCGCGTCGATGTCCTCGTCCATACCGCAGGAAAAGACACCAGTGGGGCGCGTCGATGTCCTCGTCCATGCAGCAGGAAGACACCAGTGGGGCGCGTCGATGTCCTCGTCCATGCCGCAGGAAGAGACACCAGTGGGGCGCGTCGATGTCCTCGTCCATGCAGCAGGAAGAGACACAAGTGGGGCGCGTCGATGTCCTCGTCCATGCCGCAGGAAGAGACACCAGTGGGGCGCGTCGATGTCCTCGTGCATGCAGCAGGGAGAGACACCAGTGGGGCACGTCGATGTCTTCGTCCATGCAACAGGGAGAGACACCAGTGGGGCGCGTCGATGTCGTCGTCCATGCAACAGGGAGAGACACCAGTGGGGCGCGTCGATGTCCTCGTCCATGCAACAGGGAGAGACACCAGTGGGGCGCGTCGATGTCCTCGTCCATGCAACAGGGAGAGACACCAGTGGGGCGCGTCGATGTCCTCGTCCATGCAGCAGGAAGACACAAGTGGGGCGCGTCGATGTCCTCGTCCATGCAGCAGGAAGAGACACCAGTGGGGCGCGTCGATGTCCTCGTCCATGCCGCAGGGAGAGACACAAGTGGGGCGCGTCGATGTCCTCGTCCATGCAGCAGGAAGAGACACCAGTGGGGCGCGTCGATGTCCTCGTCCATGCCGCAGGGAGAGACACCAGTGGGGCGCGTCGATGTCCTCGTCCATGCCGCAGGAAGAGACACCAGTGGGGCGCGTCGATGTCCTCGTGTATGCAGCAGGGAGAGACACCAGTGGGGCGTGTCGATGTCCTCGTCCATGCAGCAGGGAGAGACACCAGTGGGGCGCGTCGATGTCCTCGTGCATGCAGCAGGGAGAGACACCAGTGGGGCGCGTCGATGTCCTCGTCCATGCAGCAGGGAGAGACACCAGTGGGGCGCGTCGATGTCCTCGTGTATGCAGCAGGAAGACACCAGTGGGGCGCGTCGATGTACTCGTGTATGCAGCAGGGAGAGACACCAGTGGGGCGCGTCGATGTCCTCGTCCATGCAGCAGGAAGACACCAGTGGGGCGCGTCGATGTCCTCGTGTATGCAGCAGGGAGAGACACCAGTGGGGCGCGTCGATGTCCTCGTGTGTGCAGCAGGGAGAGACACCAGTGGGGCGCGTCGATGTCCTCGTCCATGCAGCAGGAAGACACCAGTGGGGCGCGTCGATGTCGTCGTCCATGCAACAGGGAGAGACACCAGTGGGGCGCGTCGATGTCCTCGTCCATGCAACAGGGAGAGACACCAGTGGGGCGCGTCGATGTCCTCGTCCATGCAACAGGGAGAGACACCAGTGGGGCGCGTCGATGTCCTCGTCCATGCAGCAGGAAGACACAAGTGGGGCGCGTCGATGTCCTCGTCCATGCAGCAGGAAGAGACACCAGTGGGGCGCGTCGATGTCCTCGTCCATGCCGCAGGGAGAGACACCAGTGGGGCGCGTCGATGTCCTCGTCCATGCCGCAGGAAGAGACACCAGTGGGGCGCGTCGATGTCCTCGTGTATGCAGCAGGGAGAGACACCAGTGGGGCGTGTCGATGTCCTCGTCCATGCAGCAGGGAGAGACACCAGTGGGGCGTGTCGATGTCCTCGTCCATGCAGCAGGGAGAGACACCAGTGGGGCGCGTCGATGTCCTCGTGCATGCAGCAGGGAGAGACACCAGTGGGGCGCGTCGATGTCCTCGTCCATGCAGCAGGGAGAGACACCAGTGGGGCGCGTCGATGTCCTCGTGTATGCAGCAGGAAGACACCAGTGGGGCGCGTCGATGTACTCGTGTATGCAGCAGGGAGAGACACCAGTGGGGCGCGTCGATGTCCTCGTCCATGCAGCAGGAAGACACCAGTGGGGCGCGTCGATGTCCTCGTGTATGCAGCAGGGAGAGACACCAGTGGGGCGCGTCGATGTCCTCGTGTATGCAGCAGGGAGAGACACCAGTGGGGCGCGTCGATGTCCTCGTCCATGCAGCAGGAAGACACCAGTGGGGCGCGTCGATGTCCTCGTCCATGCCGCAGGGAGAGACACCAGTGGGGCGCGTCGATGTCCTCGTCCATGCCGCAGGGAGAGACACCAGTGGGGCGCGTCGATGTCCTCGTCCATGCCGCAGGAAGAGACACCAGTGGGGCGCGTCGATGTCCTCGTCCATGCCGCAGGAAGAGACACCAGTGGGGCGCGTCGATGTCCTCGTCCATGCAGCAGGGAGAGACACCAGTGGGGCGCGTCGATGTCCTCGTCCATGCAGCAGGGAGAGACACCAGTGGGGCTCGTCGATGTCCTCGTCCATGCAGCAGGGAGAGACACCGGTGGGGCGCGTCGATGTCCTCGTCCATGCAACAGGGAGAGACACCGGTGGGGCGCGTCGATATCCTCGTGCATGCAGCAGGGAGAGACACCGGTGGGGCGCGTCGATGTCCTCGTGCATGCAGCAGGGAGAGACACCGGTGGGGCGCGTCGATGTCCTCGTCCATGCCGCAGGAAGAGACACCAGTGGGGCGCGTCGATGTCCTCGTCCATGCAGCAGGGAGAGACACCAGTGGGGCGCGTCGATGTCCTCGTCCATGCAGCAGGGAGAGACACCAGTGGGGCTCGTCGATGTCCTCGTCCATGCAGCAGGGAGAGACACCGGTGGGGCGCGTCGATGTCCTCGTCCATGCAACAGGGAGAGACACCGGTGGGGCGCGTCGATATCCTCGTGCATGCAGCAGGGAGAGACACCGGTGGGGCGCGTCGATGTCCTCGTGCATGCAGCAGGGAGAGACACCGGTGGGGCGCGTCGATGTCCTCGTCCATGCAGCAGGAAGACACCAGTGGGGCGCGTCGATGTCCTCGTGTATGCAGCAGGGAGAGACACCAGTGGGGCGCGACGATGTCCTCGTCCATGCAGCAGGGAGAGACACCAGTGGGGCGCGTCGATGTCCTCGTCCATGCAGCAGGGAGAGACACCAGTGGGGCGCGTCGATGTCCTCGTGCATGCAGCAGGGAGAGACACCAGTGGGGCGCGTCGATGTCCTCGTGCATGCAGCAGGGAGAGACACCAGTGGGGCGCGTCGATGTCCTCGTCCATGCAGCAGATTCCCGACAGTCACTGGTCAAGGTGGCTTCAAACTGG CTCATGCAAGACAGTATGCACTTGGCGAGTGACTACAGGGTCCGAAGTCAAGACAGTATGCACTTGGCGAGTGACTACAGGGTCAGAAGTCAAGACAGTATGCACTTGGCGAGTGACTACAGGGTCAGAAGTCAAGACAGTATGCACTTGGCGAGTGACTACAGGGTCAGAAGTCAAGACAGTATGCACTTGGCGAGTGACTACAGGGTCAGAAGACAAGCCCTGCGGGAGAGGTCCACGCAGCAGCA TTTGGAGGGCCGAGCCAGGTTCAGCAGTGTGGAACACCTTGCTCAGTACAGCAGTCCTTCTGAGCAGTACCTCCCCAGCGTGGAAGCACAAGTACCAAGACCCTATCGTCAACCCCGAGCATGTTGTGGGCACGCTCACCAGACCCGCCCACCCGTAG